The following coding sequences lie in one Streptomyces sp. WMMB303 genomic window:
- a CDS encoding SseB family protein, with protein sequence MSRRRFQDFLAEFRAAVVLVPFDDNGGLFSIRLGGIRWIMAFSDEGTLSGFLLMQQLHGERGYRAVLGARLLDNIAPAVPGPCGVALDAGSEEGSLLPPVSGVVPEQATVEQRLRAEGNESRGMRA encoded by the coding sequence ATGTCTCGTCGACGTTTCCAGGACTTCCTCGCTGAGTTCCGAGCGGCCGTGGTGCTGGTGCCCTTCGACGACAACGGAGGGCTGTTCTCGATTCGGCTGGGCGGAATCCGCTGGATCATGGCCTTCTCCGACGAGGGGACCCTGTCCGGCTTTCTCCTGATGCAGCAGCTGCACGGGGAGCGCGGCTATCGGGCTGTTCTCGGCGCGCGGCTGCTGGACAACATCGCACCCGCCGTACCCGGCCCGTGCGGCGTCGCGCTGGATGCCGGGAGCGAGGAGGGCTCACTGCTGCCACCGGTGTCGGGTGTCGTACCGGAGCAGGCGACGGTCGAGCAGCGCCTCCGCGCAGAGGGGAACGAATCTCGAGGGATGAGGGCATGA
- a CDS encoding transcriptional regulator — MPDRTLNFGLYGAQGRRSADLAGEVLDRLALEGGIRSPVTTRRGLHARLNYLTNSPAGYQAMREAGITVARGTLRRWIQHKQTPSRDNLSRIEAAYRAYRRRNVARHLLQRLNARGGTRVEIQPLDQSAVADPRKRVIPTDVAGFRRLRIRTWDRIVDAWAAGDAEALGDAWDGQLTDLGSQWGQYEYATSVGFSA; from the coding sequence ATGCCGGACAGGACCCTCAACTTCGGCCTCTACGGGGCCCAGGGCCGCAGGAGCGCCGATCTCGCGGGCGAAGTGCTCGACCGGCTGGCCCTGGAGGGTGGCATCCGCTCGCCGGTGACCACCCGCCGCGGCCTGCACGCCCGGTTGAACTACCTCACCAACTCCCCGGCCGGCTACCAGGCGATGCGGGAGGCGGGCATCACCGTCGCCAGGGGCACCCTGCGCCGCTGGATCCAGCACAAGCAGACTCCCAGCCGCGACAACCTCTCCCGGATCGAGGCCGCCTACCGCGCCTACCGGCGCCGCAACGTGGCCCGCCACCTCCTCCAGCGGCTCAACGCCCGCGGCGGCACCCGCGTGGAGATCCAGCCCCTCGACCAGAGCGCCGTCGCCGACCCCCGCAAGCGGGTCATCCCCACCGACGTGGCCGGGTTCAGGAGGCTGCGCATCCGCACCTGGGACCGGATCGTGGACGCCTGGGCAGCCGGGGACGCCGAGGCGCTCGGTGACGCATGGGACGGCCAGCTCACCGACCTCGGCTCGCAGTGGGGCCAGTACGAGTACGCCACCTCCGTCGGCTTCTCCGCCTGA